One Phaseolus vulgaris cultivar G19833 chromosome 2, P. vulgaris v2.0, whole genome shotgun sequence DNA window includes the following coding sequences:
- the LOC137811829 gene encoding BRASSINOSTEROID INSENSITIVE 1-associated receptor kinase 1-like — MGYKKRLIPYFMCLYAIFWTLLVLHLLLKVSGNAEGDALTTFKNNMIDPTDALRSWDPGVITPCTWLHVTCNEESSVIRLDLGNANLSGQLVPELGQLPNLEYLELYNNNITGEIPNVLGNLTNLQTLDLYSNNITGQIPDELAKLKKLRDLRLSKNSLSGKIPVGLTTIDTLQVLDLSYNNLTGNVPIDGSFSSFTPISFDHNPFLKQTTPTSPRVIQKQNPSGNSFISIAAIAGGVAVGAALLFAAPVIAFVYWKRRKPPDYFFDVAADEDPEVNFGQLKRFSLHELLVATDAFNNKNIIGRGGFGKVYKGRLTNGDLVAVKRLNQEHIHCEEKQFQIEVEIISMAVHRNLLRLIGFCMTTTERLLVFPFMVNGSVESCLRERAESQAPVQWPVRKRIALGAAKGLAYLHDHCNPKIIHRDIKAANVLLDKDFEAVVGDFGLAKIMDYKNTHVTTAVRGTVGHIAPEYLSTGKSSEKTDVFGYGVMLLEIITGQRAFNLARHAISDEVMLLEWVKSLLKERKLKTLVDADLHGDYDEEELEELIQIALLCTQSSPLDRPKMSEVVRMLEGEGLKEKWDKWRKKEDRIQKDCNSFNLYIKNYDSTSNIAPDELSGPR, encoded by the exons ATGGGCTACAAGAAGCGACTGATTCCATATTTCATGTGTTTGTATGCTATTTTTTGGACACTTTTGGTGCTTCACTTGCTGCTCAAGGTTTCTGGCAATGCAGAAG GTGATGCCCTGACTACATTCAAGAATAATATGATAGATCCTACTGATGCTCTTCGTAGTTGGGATCCTGGCGTTATAACTCCTTGTACATGGTTGCATGTTACTTGCAACGAAGAAAGTAGCGTAATCCGTTT GGATCTTGGAAATGCAAACCTTTCGGGTCAGCTTGTTCCAGAGCTTGGTCAGCTCCCAAATTTGGAATATTT GGAactttataacaataatataacTGGGGAGATCCCAAATGTGCTTGGAAATTTGAcgaacttgcagactttggatctTTACTCGAACAACATTACTGGTCAAATTCCAGACGAGTTAGCCAAACTTAAAAAACTGCGAGACCT GCGTCTCAGCAAAAACAGCTTGTCAGGAAAGATTCCTGTGGGTTTGACCACAATTGATACACTGCAAGTTCT TGACTTATCGTACAACAACTTAACAGGGAATGTCCCAATCGATGGTTCATTTTCAAGTTTTACTCCCATCAG TTTTGACCATAATCCTTTCTTGAAGCAAACCACTCCAACATCACCACGCGTTATACAGAAACAAAATCCTTCAG GTAATAGTTTCATATCTATTGCCGCCATTGCTGGAGGAGTTGCCGTGGGTGCTGCACTGTTGTTTGCAGCTCCAGTAATTGCATTTGTTTACTGGAAAAGAAGGAAGCCACCAGATTATTTCTTTGATGTTGCAG CTGACGAGGATCCTGAAGTTAACTTTGGTCAACTTAAAAGGTTTTCGCTGCATGAACTGCTAGTTGCAACAGATGCCTTTAATAACAAAAACATTATTGGCAGAGGTGGATTTGGCAAGGTTTATAAAGGACGCTTAACAAATGGTGATCTTGTAGCAGTAAAAAGACTTAACCAAGAACACATCCACTGTGAGGAGAAACAATTTCAAATAGAAGTGGAAATTATCAGCATGGCTGTGCATCGAAATTTGCTTCGGCTGATTGGTTTTTGTATGACAACTACTGAAAGATTGCTTGTGTTTCCTTTCATGGTTAATGGAAGTGTAGAGTCATGTTTACGAG AGCGAGCAGAATCACAAGCACCAGTTCAATGGCCAGTTCGGAAGCGTATTGCTCTAGGAGCAGCTAAGGGGCTTGCTTATTTGCATGATCATTGTAACCCAAAGATTATTCATCGTGATATCAAAGCTGCTAATGTATTATTGGATAAGGACTTTGAAGCAGTTGTAGGAGATTTTGGTTTAGCAAAGATTATGGATTACAAAAATACTCATGTTACTACTGCTGTACGTGGGACAGTTGGCCACATAGCACCAGAGTATCTCTCAACTGGAAAGTCTTCAGAGAAGACTGATGTTTTTGGATATGGTGTGATGCTTCTTGAGATAATAACTGGACAGAGGGCTTTTAATTTAGCACGACATGCCATTAGTGATGAGGTCATGTTGCTAGAATGG GTGAAATCACTTCTGAAAGAGAGGAAGTTGAAGACACTGGTGGATGCAGATTTACATGGAGATTATGACGAGGAGGAACTAGAGGAGTTAATCCAAATAGCATTGCTATGCACACAAAGCTCCCCTTTGGATAGACCAAAGATGTCTGAGGTGGTGAGAATGCTAGAGGGTGAAGGTTTGAAAGAAAAGTGGGATAAATGGAGGAAGAAAGAAGATAGAATCCAAAAAGATTGCAACTCCTTCAATCTctacataaaaaattatgactCAACTTCAAATATTGCACCAGATGAATTGTCTGGTCCTAGATGA